A genomic stretch from Neodiprion fabricii isolate iyNeoFabr1 chromosome 3, iyNeoFabr1.1, whole genome shotgun sequence includes:
- the LOC124179242 gene encoding BTB/POZ domain-containing protein KCTD9 isoform X2, producing the protein MKRVVLFINGTDVNGKVFMVTHSIDELLCAASLKFEISAKRLFTPHGGEIDDLKLIRDDDVLYVSSGEDFITKKSNKERSSSNNTSSEWLTLNVGGKYFVTTRSTLTNKEPMSMLARMFSQGDDDTGWRIQPSAQDQNGAFMIDRSPTYFEPLLNYLRHGELILEKNINPAGVLAEARFYGIEGAFEILEPMIAKYSPDEKETAPLTRRDVLRAILSTSAPHELRFQGVNLAGTDLSRLDLRNINFKYANLHGCRLCGTNFSGCNLERADLSGSNMEGAQLLMVRMLCVNLEAACLKGCNFEDPTGLRANLEGANLKGANLEGSNMAGINLRVATLKNAKLRNCDLRAAVLAGADLEFCDFSGSDLNEANLRGANLKEATFDFMLTPLHMSQTVR; encoded by the exons ATGAAGAGGGTCGTTCTTTTTATCAACGGGACGGATGTCAACGGCAAG GTATTTATGGTGACGCACTCTATCGACGAGCTTCTATGTGCAGCTAGtttgaagtttgaaatatcCGCTAAAAGGCTGTTCACACCGCACGGCGGAGAAATTGACGATTTGAAGCTCATCAG GGATGACGATGTTTTGTACGTATCAAGTGGTGAAGATTTTATTACGAAAAAGTCTAACAAGGAGCGAAGTTCATCGAATAATACGAGTTCGGAATGGCTGACTTTGAACGTTGGCGGGAAATATTTCGTCACGACAAGGAGCACGTTGACCAACAAGGAGCCTATGAGCATGTTGGCTAG AATGTTCTCCCAAGGCGATGATGACACCGGATGGCGAATACAACCAAGTGCCCAAGATCAAAACGGAGCATTTATGATCGATAGAAGTCCAACGTACTTTGAACCGCTATTGAATTATCTAAGGCATGGTGAATTAATACtcgaaaaaaacataaaccCGGCAG GGGTTCTGGCAGAGGCGCGATTTTACGGTATAGAAGGTGCTTTCGAAATCTTGGAGCCTATGATAGCGAAATACAGTCCGgacgaaaaagaaacggcCCCATTAACGCGCCGCGATGTCCTCAGGGCGATATTATCCACATCCGCTCCTCACGAGCTTCGTTTCCAAGGTGTAAATTTAGCTGGTACTGATCTCTCGCGGCTTGATCTTCGCAACATCAACTTCAAG TACGCGAATCTGCACGGCTGTCGCTTGTGCGGGACGAATTTTTCCGGCTGTAATCTGGAGCGTGCGGATCTTTCGGGCAGCAACATGGAAGGCGCTCAGCTCCTGATGGTTCGAATGCTTTGCGTCAATCTCGAGGCGGCGTGTCTCAAGGGTTGTAATTTCGAGGATCCGACTGGTCTTCGGGCGAACCTTGAGGGGGCGAACTTGAAGGGCGCTAATCTCGAGGGCAGCAACATGGCAGGCATCAATCTTCGGGTCGCAACCCTCAAGAACGCGAAACTAAGGAACTGCGATCTCAGAGCTGCGGTTCTCGCTGGCGCTGATCTTGAG TTTTGTGACTTCTCTGGATCCGATCTCAACGAGGCGAATCTTCGCGGTGCAAACTTGAAGGAAGCTACGTTCGATTTTATGCTGACGCCACTTCATATGTCTCAAACCGTAcggtaa
- the LOC124179242 gene encoding BTB/POZ domain-containing protein KCTD9 isoform X1: MFKPETRKYTRPHASQSKLSAMKRVVLFINGTDVNGKVFMVTHSIDELLCAASLKFEISAKRLFTPHGGEIDDLKLIRDDDVLYVSSGEDFITKKSNKERSSSNNTSSEWLTLNVGGKYFVTTRSTLTNKEPMSMLARMFSQGDDDTGWRIQPSAQDQNGAFMIDRSPTYFEPLLNYLRHGELILEKNINPAGVLAEARFYGIEGAFEILEPMIAKYSPDEKETAPLTRRDVLRAILSTSAPHELRFQGVNLAGTDLSRLDLRNINFKYANLHGCRLCGTNFSGCNLERADLSGSNMEGAQLLMVRMLCVNLEAACLKGCNFEDPTGLRANLEGANLKGANLEGSNMAGINLRVATLKNAKLRNCDLRAAVLAGADLEFCDFSGSDLNEANLRGANLKEATFDFMLTPLHMSQTVR, translated from the exons ATG TTTAAACCAGAAACCAGAAAGTACACTCGACCGCATGCCAGTCAATCCAAATTGTCAGCCATGAAGAGGGTCGTTCTTTTTATCAACGGGACGGATGTCAACGGCAAG GTATTTATGGTGACGCACTCTATCGACGAGCTTCTATGTGCAGCTAGtttgaagtttgaaatatcCGCTAAAAGGCTGTTCACACCGCACGGCGGAGAAATTGACGATTTGAAGCTCATCAG GGATGACGATGTTTTGTACGTATCAAGTGGTGAAGATTTTATTACGAAAAAGTCTAACAAGGAGCGAAGTTCATCGAATAATACGAGTTCGGAATGGCTGACTTTGAACGTTGGCGGGAAATATTTCGTCACGACAAGGAGCACGTTGACCAACAAGGAGCCTATGAGCATGTTGGCTAG AATGTTCTCCCAAGGCGATGATGACACCGGATGGCGAATACAACCAAGTGCCCAAGATCAAAACGGAGCATTTATGATCGATAGAAGTCCAACGTACTTTGAACCGCTATTGAATTATCTAAGGCATGGTGAATTAATACtcgaaaaaaacataaaccCGGCAG GGGTTCTGGCAGAGGCGCGATTTTACGGTATAGAAGGTGCTTTCGAAATCTTGGAGCCTATGATAGCGAAATACAGTCCGgacgaaaaagaaacggcCCCATTAACGCGCCGCGATGTCCTCAGGGCGATATTATCCACATCCGCTCCTCACGAGCTTCGTTTCCAAGGTGTAAATTTAGCTGGTACTGATCTCTCGCGGCTTGATCTTCGCAACATCAACTTCAAG TACGCGAATCTGCACGGCTGTCGCTTGTGCGGGACGAATTTTTCCGGCTGTAATCTGGAGCGTGCGGATCTTTCGGGCAGCAACATGGAAGGCGCTCAGCTCCTGATGGTTCGAATGCTTTGCGTCAATCTCGAGGCGGCGTGTCTCAAGGGTTGTAATTTCGAGGATCCGACTGGTCTTCGGGCGAACCTTGAGGGGGCGAACTTGAAGGGCGCTAATCTCGAGGGCAGCAACATGGCAGGCATCAATCTTCGGGTCGCAACCCTCAAGAACGCGAAACTAAGGAACTGCGATCTCAGAGCTGCGGTTCTCGCTGGCGCTGATCTTGAG TTTTGTGACTTCTCTGGATCCGATCTCAACGAGGCGAATCTTCGCGGTGCAAACTTGAAGGAAGCTACGTTCGATTTTATGCTGACGCCACTTCATATGTCTCAAACCGTAcggtaa